The following are encoded in a window of Telmatobacter sp. DSM 110680 genomic DNA:
- a CDS encoding enoyl-CoA hydratase — protein MSYENISFSTEESIAIVTLNRPQRRNALSLALMRELIDCLNAIGNRRDVRVVILAAAGRAFSSGHDLSEMVGRSLDDYRELFGVCTELMAKVQSIPQPVIAEVQGVATAAGCQLVAACDLAIASEEATFATPGVKIGLFCTTPMVAVSRAIGRKRALEMLLTGESIDARTAAEWGLVNRVVSSGELRAETLKLAHRIAVASDVVVALGKQAFYAQIDLEQPGAYAYAQEVMSKNAIADDAQEGISAFLEKRAARWTGAEASTSWVGLCQDS, from the coding sequence ATGAGCTACGAGAACATCTCCTTTAGCACCGAAGAAAGCATCGCGATTGTTACTCTGAACCGGCCGCAGCGTCGAAACGCTCTTTCGCTGGCGCTGATGCGAGAGCTGATCGACTGCCTGAATGCGATCGGAAATCGGCGCGATGTTCGCGTGGTGATTCTGGCGGCTGCGGGGAGAGCCTTTTCTTCCGGCCATGACCTTTCTGAAATGGTGGGGCGCTCACTGGACGATTACCGCGAGCTATTTGGGGTTTGCACTGAGCTGATGGCGAAGGTGCAATCGATTCCGCAGCCGGTGATTGCCGAGGTGCAGGGTGTTGCGACTGCAGCGGGATGCCAGCTGGTAGCAGCATGCGACTTGGCTATCGCATCGGAAGAAGCGACATTTGCCACGCCTGGAGTGAAGATCGGGCTGTTCTGCACGACACCGATGGTGGCTGTCAGTCGCGCTATCGGACGAAAACGCGCTCTGGAGATGCTGCTTACGGGAGAATCGATCGACGCGCGGACGGCGGCAGAATGGGGATTGGTGAATCGTGTAGTTTCTTCGGGCGAGTTGCGCGCCGAGACGCTCAAGCTTGCGCATCGTATTGCCGTGGCCAGCGATGTTGTGGTGGCTCTGGGCAAGCAGGCATTCTACGCTCAGATTGATCTCGAGCAGCCTGGAGCTTACGCGTATGCGCAGGAAGTGATGAGCAAGAATGCTATCGCTGATGATGCACAGGAAGGGATCTCCGCATTTCTTGAGAAGCGCGCGGCGCGCTGGACGGGGGCCGAGGCATCAACGTCGTGGGTAGGACTTTGCCAGGATTCTTAA
- a CDS encoding tetratricopeptide repeat protein: MSSPRRWALTVLLLALPLAVSVVVHAATHSDSSAPAPAISAPDQPPAAYTASIHVTGPTTQFHDSVALRYNYAFGKESPFLPSNAMTVNGQFVNPRNVLNAEYCGHCHQEAYHQWRQSVHSNSFRQPWYLKNVNMLIAEKGVQFSRHCEGCHNPIALFSGDLSQGMPKKRPFEDEGITCSVCHAIQSTDTTGTGSYVMGVPAVLVDEKGAPVTRTVSDSEILGHLDRHKQAVMRPLLKTAEFCAACHKATITRSLDDYKFLRAFTVYDEWQGASFTKQSPLPFYRKDTVSTCQTCHMPRQPLPANAQDAGAKDGTLVSHRWLGGNSLNAAYYKFDEQSQKLVDFLKNGIDGKGVLNVDIFALEKESPASASPTDDNSSPSNAPLIAPLGLVPFSVSPSETLIADVVIQNKGIAHSYVPEQRDFYESWVNFTVKDSTGKVITESGFIQPNGDLDPSAHSFTNRLVNTKGELNALHEIWHNRVLAYNNTIQSGRSQLVRYRFRLPKAISGGVTITATIKYRRFDQRFIDFAITQTGVKEPKPYPQPVLEVASATRMLSIGPNTPAAAQPGENPEWMRWNNYGIALLDAFQYEASVGAFERVAALRPDYADAYTNMAVVEISWERYNDAKPHLEKALSLLPGDPRALYYRALVERNAGQIQEAITDLQAMLAKYPLAKDGLRELGFSYYQAHDYPKAREQYEKLQAIDPDDLAAHYQLAILYRRLGEKERAAIESAKFADQKDDPTASTFALEFLRKHPEVASESVVWHTHDLTGDPIKQPTKIEYKYIPGAGGF, translated from the coding sequence ATGTCCTCGCCGCGTCGCTGGGCACTCACCGTATTGCTCCTCGCCCTGCCCCTCGCGGTCAGCGTGGTCGTCCACGCCGCCACTCATTCTGATTCCTCGGCCCCCGCTCCAGCCATATCCGCTCCCGACCAGCCCCCCGCCGCCTATACCGCCAGCATCCACGTCACCGGCCCCACCACCCAGTTTCATGACTCCGTAGCCCTCCGCTACAACTACGCTTTCGGCAAGGAATCCCCCTTCCTACCCTCGAACGCCATGACCGTCAATGGCCAGTTCGTCAATCCGCGCAATGTGCTCAATGCCGAATACTGCGGCCATTGCCACCAGGAGGCCTACCACCAGTGGCGCCAGTCGGTTCACTCCAACAGCTTTCGCCAGCCCTGGTATCTGAAGAACGTGAACATGCTCATCGCTGAGAAGGGTGTCCAGTTTTCACGCCACTGCGAAGGCTGTCATAATCCCATCGCCCTCTTCTCCGGCGACCTCTCGCAGGGCATGCCCAAAAAGCGCCCCTTCGAGGATGAAGGCATCACCTGTTCTGTATGCCACGCCATTCAGTCAACCGACACCACTGGCACCGGCAGCTATGTAATGGGTGTGCCCGCTGTTTTGGTCGATGAAAAAGGCGCGCCCGTCACCCGCACCGTCTCCGACTCCGAAATCCTCGGCCACCTCGATCGCCATAAACAGGCTGTGATGCGCCCGCTCCTCAAGACCGCCGAATTCTGTGCCGCCTGCCACAAGGCCACCATCACCCGCTCTCTCGACGACTATAAGTTCCTTCGCGCCTTCACCGTCTACGACGAATGGCAGGGCGCCAGTTTCACCAAACAGTCCCCCCTCCCCTTCTACCGCAAAGACACCGTCTCCACCTGCCAGACCTGCCACATGCCCCGCCAGCCTCTCCCCGCCAACGCGCAGGACGCAGGCGCCAAGGACGGCACGCTCGTCTCGCATCGCTGGCTGGGCGGCAACAGCCTGAACGCTGCCTACTACAAATTTGATGAGCAATCGCAAAAGCTAGTCGACTTCCTCAAAAACGGCATCGACGGCAAAGGCGTACTCAACGTCGACATCTTCGCACTGGAGAAAGAATCGCCCGCATCCGCTTCACCAACCGATGACAACTCGTCACCCTCCAACGCGCCTCTGATCGCCCCTCTGGGCCTCGTGCCGTTCTCTGTCTCCCCAAGCGAAACCCTGATCGCTGACGTTGTGATCCAGAACAAGGGCATCGCGCACTCCTACGTTCCCGAGCAGCGCGACTTCTACGAATCCTGGGTCAACTTCACCGTCAAAGACAGCACCGGCAAAGTAATCACTGAATCCGGATTCATCCAGCCCAACGGCGATCTCGATCCCTCCGCGCACTCCTTCACTAACCGCCTCGTCAACACCAAGGGCGAACTCAACGCGCTCCACGAGATCTGGCACAACCGCGTGCTGGCATACAACAACACCATCCAGTCCGGCCGCTCGCAGCTCGTCCGCTACCGTTTCCGCCTGCCCAAGGCCATCTCTGGCGGCGTCACGATCACAGCGACCATCAAATACCGCCGCTTCGATCAGCGCTTCATCGATTTCGCTATCACTCAAACGGGCGTGAAGGAACCGAAGCCGTATCCACAGCCTGTCCTCGAAGTCGCATCGGCCACACGCATGCTCAGCATTGGCCCGAACACCCCCGCCGCTGCCCAGCCAGGCGAAAATCCAGAATGGATGCGTTGGAACAACTACGGCATCGCGCTCCTCGATGCATTCCAGTACGAAGCATCTGTCGGCGCATTTGAACGAGTTGCCGCGCTTCGCCCCGACTACGCCGACGCCTACACCAACATGGCCGTTGTCGAAATCTCGTGGGAGCGCTACAACGACGCCAAGCCGCATCTTGAAAAAGCACTCTCGTTGCTACCGGGCGATCCCCGTGCACTTTATTACCGCGCTCTCGTCGAACGCAACGCCGGCCAGATTCAGGAAGCCATCACCGACCTGCAGGCAATGCTCGCAAAATATCCGTTAGCCAAAGATGGCCTCCGCGAACTCGGCTTCTCCTACTACCAGGCGCACGACTATCCCAAAGCCCGCGAGCAATACGAGAAACTCCAGGCGATCGATCCCGATGACCTCGCCGCGCACTACCAGCTCGCCATCCTCTACCGCCGCCTGGGCGAAAAAGAAAGGGCCGCCATCGAGTCAGCTAAATTCGCCGACCAGAAAGACGACCCCACAGCCAGCACTTTTGCTTTAGAGTTCCTGCGCAAACATCCTGAAGTCGCCAGCGAGTCAGTAGTCTGGCACACCCACGATCTAACCGGCGACCCGATTAAGCAGCCCACCAAGATCGAATACAAATACATCCCCGGCGCCGGCGGCTTCTAA
- a CDS encoding NADH-quinone oxidoreductase subunit A — translation MASSPYFSLAVLFVAALGFGLAPLGLAWLWQRVFSPAKPNAIKNAIYECGLESKGDAWMQFRSAYYLYAIIFLIFDVEAVFLLPFAVAFTGLGVAACLSMMVFVLLLIEGLAWAWAKGVLTWA, via the coding sequence ATGGCCTCCAGTCCTTATTTCTCTCTCGCAGTTTTATTCGTTGCCGCGCTCGGGTTCGGGCTGGCTCCGCTGGGCCTTGCGTGGCTGTGGCAGAGGGTGTTTTCGCCGGCCAAACCGAATGCGATTAAGAATGCGATCTACGAGTGCGGGCTGGAGTCGAAGGGCGATGCCTGGATGCAATTTCGCTCTGCCTACTACCTATACGCGATCATTTTTTTGATTTTCGATGTGGAAGCGGTTTTTTTGCTGCCGTTTGCAGTGGCGTTTACGGGATTGGGCGTGGCGGCATGTTTGTCGATGATGGTATTTGTGCTGCTGCTGATTGAGGGATTGGCCTGGGCCTGGGCTAAGGGTGTGTTGACGTGGGCATGA
- a CDS encoding NADH-quinone oxidoreductase subunit B has product MAVDEKLKIELGKQGIVVTTLQELYNWGRRSSIWPMQFGLACCAIEMIATTMARYDLARFGSEVFRPSPRQADMMIISGTVTKKMAPQVVRLYNQMAEPRYVIAMGACAISGGPFKQGYNVLKGIDRYIPVDVHIPGCPPRPEALIQAFMTLQKKIDAQPLTGEGRPRHLDAEAQGEFPVPEFGEHDLDPPSNPSVWTVPTIIK; this is encoded by the coding sequence ATGGCGGTTGACGAAAAGCTGAAGATCGAACTCGGCAAGCAGGGCATCGTCGTTACGACTCTTCAGGAGCTTTACAACTGGGGTCGGCGGAGTTCGATCTGGCCGATGCAGTTTGGACTGGCTTGCTGCGCGATCGAGATGATCGCGACGACGATGGCGCGCTATGACCTGGCACGATTTGGGTCGGAGGTTTTCAGGCCGTCGCCGCGGCAAGCCGACATGATGATCATTTCAGGAACGGTTACCAAGAAGATGGCTCCGCAGGTGGTGCGGCTTTATAACCAGATGGCTGAGCCGCGCTATGTGATTGCGATGGGGGCTTGTGCGATTTCAGGTGGCCCGTTCAAGCAGGGGTACAACGTGCTGAAGGGAATCGACCGGTATATTCCGGTGGATGTGCATATTCCCGGGTGCCCGCCGCGGCCTGAGGCGCTGATTCAGGCGTTTATGACGTTGCAGAAGAAGATTGATGCGCAGCCATTGACGGGCGAAGGAAGACCGCGGCATCTGGACGCAGAGGCGCAAGGGGAATTTCCGGTGCCGGAGTTTGGTGAGCACGATCTTGATCCGCCGTCGAATCCGAGCGTGTGGACAGTGCCGACGATTATTAAGTGA
- a CDS encoding NADH-quinone oxidoreductase subunit C, producing MALKTVEEIKAAILAAVPGASVTMLPNPSPSAQQSLLIDAEHAIAIARFLRDDGELALDFLSNVTGVDWLDKEIAEKVKVTRQVAKPVEGGDPGQVQMVDETVEETRKHTEPGYLETVYHLFSVAKKHGPVVLRMRTANRTDKVNLPSFTPIWRSAEFQEREVFDLFGVVFTGHPDLRRILMWDEFKDFPMRRDYVEPDDFEYEPTAHDDVLKRAQAHRAQVAAGEVKE from the coding sequence ATGGCGTTGAAGACGGTTGAAGAGATCAAGGCGGCGATTTTGGCGGCGGTACCGGGGGCATCGGTGACGATGTTGCCGAATCCCAGCCCCAGCGCACAGCAGTCTCTGTTGATCGACGCCGAACATGCGATCGCTATCGCCAGGTTCCTCCGCGATGATGGTGAACTGGCGCTTGATTTTCTTTCGAATGTGACCGGAGTGGACTGGCTGGATAAAGAGATCGCAGAAAAAGTTAAAGTGACGCGGCAGGTCGCGAAGCCGGTGGAAGGCGGGGATCCGGGCCAGGTTCAGATGGTGGACGAGACGGTTGAGGAGACTCGCAAGCATACGGAGCCGGGATATCTGGAAACCGTTTATCACCTTTTTTCGGTTGCGAAGAAGCATGGGCCGGTGGTGTTGAGAATGCGGACGGCGAACCGGACTGACAAGGTGAATCTGCCCTCGTTCACTCCGATCTGGCGATCGGCAGAATTTCAGGAGCGCGAAGTTTTCGATCTTTTCGGGGTTGTGTTTACCGGGCATCCGGACCTGCGACGTATTTTGATGTGGGATGAGTTCAAGGATTTCCCGATGCGCCGCGATTATGTGGAGCCGGACGATTTCGAATACGAGCCGACCGCACATGATGATGTACTGAAACGCGCACAGGCGCACAGGGCGCAAGTTGCAGCGGGGGAGGTGAAGGAATGA
- a CDS encoding NADH-quinone oxidoreductase subunit D, which translates to MSSSSTDLGNVTARLARSEKLDGWNRPPVIETEGDSELLELAMGPHHPSTHGVFRMDVVLDGERVIRLKPVFGYLHRNHEQLAQGQSYLASMPYTDRLDYFCSLSNNWAYALAVEKLVGQTVPERAEYLRVILAELTRIQNHASTIGFLLQEMGASGTPLMYAFRERELILDLFESLTGSRMMCNYMRFGGCRVDASEAWLNGARKVVAALPKFIDEFENFLMTNEILMARCQGIGVLKPELAVNAGISGPMLRASGVNYDIRKVDHYGIYDRFKFRVPLGDHGDIFDRYMVRMLEMRESISILEQALKELPGGPVMDPKAKIRNFRPKAGEAYGRIEAPKGELGFYLISDGSPNPYRYRVRPPSLINLTVLEDMCLGSNVADVVLIFGSVDIVLGEVDR; encoded by the coding sequence ATGAGTTCCTCATCGACCGACCTTGGCAACGTGACGGCGCGACTGGCGCGATCAGAAAAACTGGATGGGTGGAATCGGCCTCCAGTGATTGAGACGGAAGGCGACAGCGAGTTGCTGGAACTGGCCATGGGGCCGCATCATCCTTCGACACACGGCGTGTTCCGGATGGATGTGGTGCTGGACGGCGAGCGTGTGATCCGGCTGAAGCCTGTATTTGGATATCTGCACCGCAATCACGAACAGCTCGCGCAGGGTCAGAGTTATTTGGCGTCGATGCCGTATACGGATCGGCTGGATTATTTCTGCTCGCTCTCAAACAACTGGGCGTATGCGCTTGCAGTTGAAAAGCTGGTTGGTCAAACGGTTCCGGAGCGTGCGGAGTATCTACGGGTGATTTTGGCGGAGCTGACGCGGATTCAGAATCACGCTTCGACGATTGGGTTTCTGTTGCAGGAGATGGGCGCAAGCGGCACTCCGCTGATGTACGCGTTTCGCGAGCGCGAATTGATTCTGGATTTGTTTGAGAGCCTAACCGGCTCGCGCATGATGTGCAATTACATGCGCTTTGGCGGATGCCGCGTGGACGCATCGGAAGCCTGGCTGAACGGCGCGCGCAAGGTTGTGGCCGCGCTGCCGAAGTTCATCGATGAGTTCGAGAACTTTTTGATGACGAACGAGATCCTGATGGCGCGCTGCCAGGGAATCGGGGTGTTGAAGCCGGAACTTGCGGTAAATGCCGGGATCAGCGGGCCGATGCTGCGGGCATCCGGCGTGAATTATGACATACGCAAGGTGGACCACTACGGGATTTATGACCGCTTCAAGTTTCGGGTTCCTCTTGGCGATCACGGCGATATTTTCGATCGATACATGGTTCGCATGCTAGAGATGCGCGAATCGATTTCGATCCTGGAGCAGGCTCTGAAGGAGTTGCCGGGCGGACCGGTGATGGATCCCAAGGCAAAGATCAGGAACTTCAGGCCGAAGGCGGGCGAGGCGTACGGGCGCATTGAAGCGCCGAAGGGCGAGCTGGGATTTTATCTGATCAGCGATGGAAGCCCGAATCCTTATCGGTATCGGGTGCGGCCGCCGAGCTTGATCAATCTCACGGTGCTGGAAGATATGTGCCTAGGGTCGAACGTGGCAGATGTGGTGCTGATCTTTGGAAGTGTGGATATTGTGCTTGGTGAGGTTGATAGATAG
- a CDS encoding 4Fe-4S dicluster domain-containing protein → MLGEGILKGLAETARNFAGSFVSKERMTTVEYPEVRLPLPEASRNFPFLVYDGNDWEKGLRCVACQICEKECPPKCIYIEKSKDKKPDYVGKPQIYPAKFDIDISVCMSCQICVEVCPFEAIKMNTEFELATTDRFGGLLLDRHELAKSNEYYHTIHPTEATEVDARLAAEKVKVEAKAKAATQAAATKAAEPASAAAAVPAVAKPAVAPVTQASSPKAAEVNAAPVAATTPAAPKPVAGTGTDGAAPITEAEKKTTSEPAKTTEGEPKA, encoded by the coding sequence ATGCTGGGTGAAGGAATTCTTAAGGGACTGGCCGAGACGGCGCGAAATTTTGCCGGGAGCTTTGTCTCGAAGGAACGGATGACGACGGTGGAATATCCGGAGGTGCGGCTGCCGCTGCCGGAGGCTTCACGTAACTTTCCGTTTCTGGTCTACGACGGCAACGACTGGGAGAAGGGGCTGCGGTGTGTAGCCTGCCAGATCTGCGAGAAGGAGTGTCCGCCAAAGTGTATCTATATCGAGAAGAGCAAGGATAAGAAGCCGGACTACGTCGGTAAGCCACAGATCTATCCCGCTAAATTCGATATTGATATTTCTGTTTGCATGAGCTGCCAGATTTGCGTTGAGGTCTGTCCGTTTGAAGCAATCAAGATGAACACGGAGTTTGAACTGGCAACGACGGACCGCTTTGGCGGGCTGCTGCTGGATCGGCATGAGCTGGCGAAATCGAACGAGTACTATCACACGATCCATCCGACTGAAGCGACCGAAGTGGATGCGAGGCTGGCGGCGGAAAAGGTCAAGGTTGAGGCCAAGGCGAAGGCAGCCACGCAAGCAGCAGCGACAAAGGCTGCTGAACCGGCGAGTGCGGCTGCGGCTGTTCCGGCGGTTGCGAAGCCTGCTGTTGCACCGGTGACACAAGCTTCGTCGCCGAAGGCTGCGGAGGTGAATGCAGCGCCTGTTGCGGCGACTACTCCAGCAGCGCCGAAGCCGGTGGCAGGAACGGGAACAGATGGAGCGGCTCCCATTACCGAGGCGGAGAAAAAAACAACAAGTGAGCCCGCAAAGACGACTGAAGGAGAGCCGAAAGCATGA
- the nuoH gene encoding NADH-quinone oxidoreductase subunit NuoH has product MIDRLDQIFVLLKHWIIGYLPASFQTPVGVIISVVCIIGLYPALFALTTVLERKGVGRIQNRLGPNRVGPYGILQPMADGIKSLTKEDIVPKSADAVVHFLAPVILVVTVFMGFAVMPMGKNMVLVDMDAGLLFYFAMGASSELSVFMAGWGSRNKYSLLGAMRAVAQMISYEVALLLSSVVIVMMTGSLSLVKIVEAQNHYSYGFPHWFIFTPWGLAGFLMYAIAGTAETNRSPFDLPEGESELVAGYHTEYSGFKFALFFLGEYVAMFSISGLGSTLFLGGWTAPLAALQWVPSWIWFFGKLFVSMCVFIWLRGTLPRLRQDQLMNFAWKFVLPMCLLNLFVAGLWRFLGDGLLRWVICSGILILAYAVMGSAEMRRKHFGPRAYRYAE; this is encoded by the coding sequence ATGATCGACAGGCTCGACCAAATTTTTGTTTTATTGAAGCATTGGATTATTGGCTACCTGCCTGCGAGCTTTCAAACGCCGGTGGGCGTGATCATCAGCGTCGTCTGCATCATTGGGTTATATCCGGCGCTGTTTGCGCTGACGACAGTGCTGGAACGCAAAGGCGTAGGGCGCATTCAAAACCGGCTGGGACCGAATCGCGTGGGGCCCTATGGGATTCTGCAGCCGATGGCAGACGGCATCAAGTCGCTGACCAAGGAAGACATTGTTCCGAAGAGCGCGGACGCTGTGGTGCATTTTCTGGCGCCGGTGATTCTCGTGGTGACGGTGTTCATGGGCTTCGCGGTGATGCCCATGGGCAAAAACATGGTGCTGGTGGATATGGATGCCGGCCTGTTGTTTTATTTTGCGATGGGTGCTTCGTCGGAGCTGTCGGTTTTCATGGCAGGGTGGGGAAGCCGCAACAAATATTCGCTGCTGGGCGCAATGCGGGCGGTGGCGCAGATGATCAGCTATGAAGTGGCGCTGCTGTTGTCGAGCGTGGTGATCGTGATGATGACAGGGTCGCTTTCGCTAGTGAAGATTGTGGAGGCGCAGAACCACTACAGTTATGGGTTCCCGCATTGGTTCATTTTTACGCCGTGGGGATTAGCGGGATTCCTGATGTACGCAATTGCGGGAACGGCCGAGACAAACCGATCGCCGTTTGATTTGCCGGAAGGCGAGTCGGAACTGGTGGCCGGGTATCACACGGAGTATTCGGGATTCAAGTTTGCGCTGTTTTTCCTGGGTGAATACGTGGCGATGTTCTCGATCTCAGGATTGGGATCGACATTGTTCCTCGGCGGATGGACGGCGCCGCTAGCGGCTTTGCAGTGGGTTCCATCGTGGATATGGTTCTTCGGGAAGTTGTTTGTGTCGATGTGCGTGTTTATCTGGCTGCGCGGGACGCTGCCTCGGCTCAGGCAGGATCAGTTGATGAACTTTGCATGGAAGTTTGTACTGCCGATGTGCCTGCTGAATTTGTTTGTAGCGGGCTTGTGGCGGTTTCTGGGTGATGGGCTTCTGCGGTGGGTAATTTGTTCGGGGATCTTAATTTTGGCTTACGCGGTGATGGGAAGCGCGGAGATGCGGAGAAAGCATTTCGGCCCGAGGGCGTATCGGTATGCCGAGTGA
- a CDS encoding NADH-quinone oxidoreductase subunit J — protein sequence MRESAGKERLAVGIVFYLISAVAVGGALAAVLLKNLVHCALALTLAFLGLALLFLRLDAQFAGFAQILVYVGAVAILVVFAILLTRGSEIPKEGVFSKTWLTGLAIAAAVFAMLGWVVLQAGPWLSNESAAPEVTVNQIGQALMGRYVLPLEIVAVLLTAALLGAVIVAMHEKEGK from the coding sequence TTGCGCGAGTCTGCGGGGAAGGAGCGGCTGGCGGTGGGAATTGTTTTCTATCTGATATCGGCTGTGGCCGTGGGTGGCGCGCTGGCAGCCGTTTTGCTGAAGAACCTGGTGCACTGCGCGCTGGCGCTGACGCTGGCGTTTCTCGGGTTGGCATTGCTGTTTTTACGGCTGGATGCGCAGTTTGCGGGCTTCGCGCAGATTCTTGTTTACGTGGGCGCGGTTGCAATTCTGGTGGTGTTCGCCATCTTGTTGACGCGCGGGTCGGAGATTCCAAAGGAAGGTGTGTTTTCAAAGACGTGGCTGACGGGATTGGCAATCGCGGCTGCGGTATTCGCGATGCTGGGCTGGGTGGTGCTCCAGGCTGGGCCGTGGCTTTCGAACGAATCCGCTGCACCGGAAGTGACGGTGAACCAGATTGGGCAGGCGTTAATGGGGCGGTATGTGTTGCCCCTTGAGATTGTCGCGGTGCTTCTGACGGCGGCGCTGCTGGGCGCGGTGATTGTGGCCATGCACGAGAAAGAGGGCAAGTGA
- the nuoK gene encoding NADH-quinone oxidoreductase subunit NuoK, which yields MMANPLTGYLLVAALLFAIGLAGALTRRNAILVLIGIELMLNAANLNLIAFWRYGPHPEMLTGMMFAIFSIAVAAAEAAVGLGLVISIYRHAKTTDVEQMNRMKG from the coding sequence GTGATGGCAAATCCCCTGACTGGATACCTGCTCGTGGCAGCCTTGCTCTTCGCGATCGGGTTGGCGGGTGCCCTGACGAGGCGGAACGCAATCCTGGTGTTGATAGGGATTGAACTGATGCTCAACGCGGCGAATCTGAATTTGATTGCTTTCTGGCGATATGGTCCGCATCCGGAGATGTTGACGGGGATGATGTTTGCGATTTTCTCGATCGCGGTGGCGGCGGCCGAGGCTGCAGTGGGTTTGGGCCTGGTGATTTCGATTTATCGCCACGCGAAGACAACGGACGTCGAACAGATGAACAGGATGAAGGGGTGA